One region of Chlorocebus sabaeus isolate Y175 unplaced genomic scaffold, mChlSab1.0.hap1 unalloc_scaffold_135, whole genome shotgun sequence genomic DNA includes:
- the LOC119623054 gene encoding double homeobox protein 4C-like, with translation MALPTPGDGALPAEARGRGRRRRLVWTPSQREALRACFERNPYPGIATREELARAIGIPEPRLQIWFQNERSRQLRQHRRESRPWPGKRGPQEGRRKRTAVTRSQTALLLRAFQQDRFPGIATREELARETGLPESRIQIWFQNRRARHPGQGAGAAAHAGGLCDAAPGGGPPAPSPVAFAHPGAWGTGLPASHVPCAPWTLPPGAFVSQGAGAVSPLQPSQAAQAAGVPHPAPAGGDWEFSYAALATPEGALSHPQTPRGWPPSPSQWRGEEDPQHHSLPGPCSVGQPGPAGAEPQGQGVVAPPTSQGSPWWGWGQWPQVAGAAWEPQVGAAPPPGPAPPEEASAGREQMQAIRAPSPPLQEPGRWSALPSSLLAELLETPEFLQQAQPLLETGAPTELQDVGEPALLEPLLLSEEEYRALLEEL, from the coding sequence ATGGCTCTCCCGACACCTGGCGACGGCGCCCTCCCGGCGGAGGCCCGAGGACGAGGACGGCGAAGGAGACTCGTTTGGACCCCgagccagagggaggccctgcgAGCCTGCTTCGAGCGGAACCCGTACCCGGGCATCGCCACCCGGGAAGAGCTGGCCCGGGCCATCGGCATTCCGGAGCCCAGGctccagatttggtttcagaacgagAGATCACGCCAGCTGAGGCAGCACCGGCGGGAATCTCGGCCCTGGCCGGGGAAACGTGGCCCGCAGGAAGGCAGGCGAAAGCGGACCGCCGTCACCCGGTCCCAGACCGCCCTGCTCCTGCGAGCCTTCCAGCAGGATCGCTTTCCGGGCATCGCCACCCGGGAAGAGCTGGCCAGAGAGACGGGCCTCCCGGAGTCCCGgattcagatttggtttcagaaccggagggccaggcacccaggccagggtgcCGGGGCAGCGGCGCACGCAGGCGGCCTGTGCGACGCGGCCCCCGGCGGGGGTCCCCCCGCTCCCTCGCCGGTGGCCTTCGCCCACCCCGGGGCGTGGGGGACGGGGCTTCCCGCGTCCCACGTGCCCTGCGCGCCCTGGACGCTCCCACCGGGGGCTTTCGTgagccagggagcaggggccGTCTCCCCGCTGCAGCCCAGCCAGGCCGCGCAGGCAGCAGGGGTCCCCCATCCAGCCCCGGCAGGCGGGGATTGGGAATTTTCCTACGCTGCCCTGGCGACTCCGGAAGGGGCGCTCTCCCACCCTCAGACTCCCCGGGGGTGGCCTCCGAGCCCGAGCCAATGGCGGGGGGAGGAGGACCCGCAGCACCACAGCCTGCCGGGCCCTTGCTCGGTGGGACAGCCTGGGCCCGCCGGAGCTGAGCCGCAGGGCCAGGGTGTGGTCGCACCGCCCACGTCCCAGGGGAGTccgtggtggggctggggccagtGGCCCCAGGTCGCCGGGGCGGCGTGGGAGCCCCAAGTCGGGGCAGCTCCGCCTCCGGGTCCCGCGCCCCCGGAGGAGGCCTCCGCGGGGCGGGAGCAGATGCAAGCCATCCGGGCGCCCTCCCCGCCGCTCCAGGAGCCTGGGCGCTGGTCtgcactcccctccagcctgctggctgAGCTCCTGGAGACCCCCGAGTTTCTGCAGCAGGCGCAACCTTTGCTAGAAACGGGGGCCCCGACGGAGCTGCAGGACGTGGGAGAGCCCGCTTTGCTGGAACCGCTACTCCTCAGCGAGGAGGAATACCGGGCTCTGCTGGAGGAGCTTTAG